The Marinobacter sp. ANT_B65 genome has a segment encoding these proteins:
- a CDS encoding ABC transporter substrate-binding protein: MSVLFRAATAILITLVNAAPLQAESLEVRVGYVQWHPDQGPVLSNVLPEPEDAGLKGAELAIQDNNASGKFLGQTYTLQSTRANSEEEAITAFETMLGKGIELFVINAPAQTLETITSRAKETTLFFNAGARDDKLRTDECNLNLLHTMPSYAMLTDALAQWLNQRRWDEVFLIGGPTDADKGWADAFRRSAKRFGLKIVEDKLWTFDADLRRTASKELPLFTQASNYDAVVVADVRGDFGEYVPFNTWLPRPVVGTQGMSPVAWHRVVESWGAAQLQSRFRKLASRDMNSEDYAAWAAIRSIGTAVTGINNPSPAEIRSFLYSDRFQLAAFKGRKLNYRDWNGQLRQPVPLVHPRGLVARAPFEGFLHPNSDMDTLGFDKPESNCRING; this comes from the coding sequence ATGTCTGTCCTGTTCAGAGCTGCAACAGCGATACTGATAACGCTAGTCAACGCGGCCCCACTGCAGGCCGAATCTCTGGAGGTTCGCGTCGGCTACGTGCAATGGCACCCAGACCAGGGGCCTGTGCTGTCCAACGTCCTCCCGGAACCGGAGGACGCTGGCCTGAAAGGCGCTGAGCTGGCCATACAGGACAACAACGCCAGCGGCAAATTCCTTGGCCAGACTTACACCCTTCAAAGCACCCGCGCCAACTCTGAAGAGGAAGCCATAACAGCCTTCGAAACCATGCTCGGGAAGGGTATCGAGCTGTTCGTGATAAATGCTCCGGCACAGACTCTGGAAACAATCACCTCCAGGGCGAAGGAAACAACGCTGTTCTTCAACGCTGGAGCCAGGGACGACAAACTTCGCACCGATGAGTGCAACCTCAACCTGCTACACACCATGCCAAGCTACGCCATGCTGACGGACGCACTGGCTCAGTGGCTGAACCAGCGCCGCTGGGATGAGGTTTTCCTGATCGGCGGGCCGACAGATGCCGACAAAGGCTGGGCCGATGCTTTCCGCCGCTCCGCCAAACGCTTCGGCCTGAAAATTGTTGAGGACAAACTCTGGACTTTCGATGCCGATCTTCGCAGGACAGCTTCGAAGGAACTGCCTCTGTTTACCCAGGCCAGCAATTACGACGCTGTCGTGGTGGCCGATGTTCGCGGTGATTTCGGCGAGTACGTCCCCTTCAATACCTGGCTGCCGCGCCCCGTGGTCGGCACACAGGGTATGTCGCCAGTGGCCTGGCACCGGGTAGTGGAGAGTTGGGGAGCAGCACAACTGCAGAGCCGCTTTCGCAAACTCGCCAGCCGCGACATGAACAGTGAGGACTATGCTGCCTGGGCCGCTATCCGCTCGATTGGCACAGCAGTGACAGGCATCAACAACCCGAGCCCAGCCGAAATCCGGAGCTTCCTGTACAGCGACAGATTCCAGTTGGCCGCTTTCAAAGGTCGCAAGCTCAACTACCGCGACTGGAACGGGCAACTCAGACAGCCTGTGCCTTTGGTACATCCCAGGGGGCTGGTAGCCCGGGCACCGTTTGAAGGTTTCCTGCACCCAAATTCTGACATGGACACGCTCGGCTTCGACAAGCCCGAGAGCAACTGTCGCATTAACGGCTGA
- a CDS encoding histidine kinase: protein MTAYRKISLTMLTVFILVYLLGAVFYIGQARHDVQRELIGVHGLADSLGSPGNLPASVVENMRHMRPLAGTASAAKAGDSVPSWFSSMIAGNVSFAPVNGWRIDPSDEAEEIWEGFLLISFSYAVGMVLCFAALYGSVRQGLRPLESLASGLEAVAGGKLTSRLPRQDIRELDALAGRFNTMAVALENEQKTVSLLLNELLQLQDRERSHIARVLHDDLGQYLTGIRAQARSWVYDPELDEQHKQQARDMAGHCETLQQHFRHLLQDLHPLVMEQLGLGSAIRHLTEQWQQLSGLDCRLDMDDRLPQLTDEQQTHLYRFLQEALNNISRHARASCATLAVAGNTQGLRVEIRDDGEGNDNLPEKAGLGLRSMRERARCLGGKVQFFSKAGEGTCICLAVPLPNSGSGSGGAL from the coding sequence ATGACGGCGTACCGGAAGATTTCCCTGACAATGCTGACGGTGTTTATCCTTGTTTACCTGCTGGGCGCTGTCTTTTACATCGGACAGGCCCGCCATGATGTGCAGCGTGAACTCATTGGTGTGCATGGCCTGGCTGATAGTCTGGGCAGCCCGGGAAACCTGCCTGCGAGTGTGGTTGAGAACATGCGCCACATGCGGCCATTGGCTGGAACTGCCAGCGCCGCAAAGGCCGGTGACAGCGTGCCCTCCTGGTTTTCATCCATGATTGCGGGGAATGTCTCCTTTGCTCCGGTCAATGGCTGGAGGATTGATCCATCTGATGAGGCAGAAGAAATCTGGGAAGGCTTCCTGTTGATCTCGTTTTCATACGCTGTGGGTATGGTTTTGTGTTTTGCCGCCCTCTATGGTTCTGTCAGGCAGGGATTGCGGCCGCTGGAATCTCTGGCCTCCGGCCTGGAAGCCGTGGCTGGAGGCAAACTGACCTCCAGGCTTCCGCGTCAGGATATCCGGGAACTGGATGCGCTCGCAGGGAGGTTTAATACCATGGCCGTGGCACTGGAGAATGAACAAAAAACCGTTAGCCTCCTGCTGAACGAGTTGCTCCAGTTACAGGACCGTGAGCGGTCGCATATTGCCCGTGTTTTGCACGATGATCTGGGCCAGTATCTCACCGGCATCCGCGCTCAGGCGCGGAGCTGGGTTTATGACCCGGAACTTGACGAGCAACACAAACAGCAAGCCAGAGATATGGCGGGGCATTGCGAAACCCTGCAGCAGCACTTTCGCCATCTGTTGCAGGATCTGCACCCGCTGGTGATGGAGCAACTGGGGCTTGGCAGTGCCATCCGCCACCTTACAGAACAGTGGCAGCAACTGAGTGGGCTGGACTGCCGGCTGGATATGGATGATCGTTTGCCCCAATTGACGGATGAACAGCAGACCCATCTCTATCGTTTTCTCCAGGAGGCTCTCAATAACATCTCCCGCCATGCCAGGGCCAGCTGTGCGACTCTTGCGGTAGCAGGAAACACCCAGGGCTTGCGGGTAGAGATTCGTGATGACGGCGAGGGCAATGACAACCTCCCGGAAAAAGCCGGGCTTGGCCTGCGTTCCATGCGGGAGAGGGCTCGTTGTCTTGGCGGTAAAGTTCAGTTTTTCAGCAAGGCTGGTGAGGGCACCTGCATCTGTCTGGCGGTGCCGCTGCCCAATTCTGGTTCAGGTTCGGGAGGTGCGTTATGA
- a CDS encoding response regulator transcription factor: MKLLLVDDHQVVRQGIASLLRSMIPAIAIVEVETGLDAVARYGDLQPDVVLLDMGLPDISGLEAGRRIRQRWRGAAILFFTMHDELPMVRQALDVGGLGFVSKSCAPEELAEAVKRVAAGQPYIEHPIATRLAMNVERPVDHRLRDITQREMEVLLMYARGESIPGIAGRLCVSNKTVSNHLAVLKNKLQVSSSVELIHLAVDAGLIRYGQLGEGQRV, translated from the coding sequence ATGAAATTGTTGCTTGTGGACGACCATCAGGTTGTACGTCAGGGAATTGCCAGCCTGTTGCGGTCCATGATCCCGGCCATCGCTATTGTTGAGGTTGAGACCGGGCTGGATGCTGTGGCCCGTTACGGGGATTTACAGCCCGACGTGGTGCTTCTGGACATGGGGTTGCCGGATATTTCCGGGCTGGAAGCCGGGCGTCGGATCCGCCAGCGCTGGCGTGGTGCCGCAATATTGTTTTTCACCATGCATGATGAGCTGCCTATGGTCAGGCAGGCACTGGATGTGGGCGGGCTGGGGTTTGTATCCAAGAGCTGCGCCCCGGAGGAGTTGGCGGAGGCCGTCAAGAGAGTGGCTGCGGGCCAACCTTATATCGAACACCCGATAGCGACCCGGCTGGCTATGAACGTGGAAAGGCCGGTGGATCATCGCCTGCGTGATATCACTCAGCGGGAGATGGAGGTTCTGTTGATGTATGCCCGTGGTGAGAGTATTCCCGGTATTGCCGGGCGTTTGTGCGTCAGTAATAAAACGGTTTCCAATCACCTGGCCGTGCTGAAAAACAAACTGCAGGTATCTTCATCGGTAGAGCTGATTCACCTGGCCGTGGATGCAGGGCTGATTCGCTACGGCCAGCTGGGAGAGGGTCAGCGGGTGTAA
- a CDS encoding pentapeptide repeat-containing protein, with product MKSVIAASMITLCSPVLAGDYLAGKDKAPVINGCVLEQEASCAGMDLRGADLSNMDLSSADFKGANLSGTNLSHTNLRGANLDGANLDNATGYRLQAYRASMRGASLKNVNFQGMQAEYLFAQGSDFSGADLTGANFAFSRFSGASLPNANLAFTSFEISWMPKANLKGASLLGANLQEAKLGRANLADADLTGARIHYATFVGTFMEGCTNCPFDW from the coding sequence ATGAAATCAGTTATAGCCGCCTCCATGATTACGCTGTGCTCACCAGTACTAGCCGGTGACTACCTTGCAGGCAAGGATAAGGCGCCAGTCATTAACGGCTGTGTTCTTGAACAGGAAGCCAGCTGCGCCGGCATGGACCTGCGGGGTGCGGACCTGTCCAATATGGACCTGAGCTCTGCGGACTTCAAAGGGGCCAATCTATCGGGAACCAACCTCAGCCATACCAACCTAAGGGGCGCCAATCTGGATGGTGCAAACCTGGACAACGCCACTGGGTACCGTTTGCAGGCGTACCGTGCAAGCATGCGGGGAGCGTCACTGAAAAACGTTAACTTTCAGGGCATGCAGGCCGAATACCTGTTTGCCCAAGGGTCGGATTTTAGCGGCGCAGACCTTACAGGCGCCAACTTTGCCTTCTCAAGATTCTCGGGAGCATCACTGCCAAACGCCAATCTGGCATTCACCAGTTTTGAAATTTCATGGATGCCGAAAGCCAACCTGAAAGGTGCCAGTTTGCTCGGAGCCAACCTTCAGGAAGCCAAACTCGGCCGAGCCAACCTGGCGGACGCCGATCTGACAGGAGCCCGGATACACTACGCCACCTTTGTAGGCACCTTCATGGAAGGCTGCACAAACTGCCCTTTTGACTGGTAA
- a CDS encoding methanol/ethanol family PQQ-dependent dehydrogenase, which produces MLSSSVALSLQAQAKEVTWDDIANDAETTENVLGYGIGPKAQRYSPMTTINRDNVERLVPAWSFSFGDEKQRGQESQALIHDGIVYVTGSYSRIYALDAKTGDKLWEYNHRLPDGIRPCCDVVNRGAAIFGDKVFFGTLDAGIVALNKDTGKVVWREKFGDHEAGYTMTGAPTLAKDQKTGKVLLIHGSSGDEFGVVGKLFARDPDTGEEIWMRPFVEGHYGRLNGKKSTPTGDASAPSWPDDPNTETGKVEAWSQGGGAPWQSASFDAETNTIIVGAGNPAPWNTWKRTSPGGDPADYDNLYTSGQVGVDPSTGEVKWFYQHTPNDAWDFSGNNELVLFEYDENGKTVKATAHADRNGFFYVVDRTSGEFKKGFPFVDNITWAKGIGEDGRPIEVEGQRPPPVAEGETRGETIEVSPPFLGGKNWNPMAYSQDTGLFYVPANHWKEDYWTEEVTYKKGAAYLGQGFRIKRMYDDHVGILRAMNPITGEIEWEHKENMPLWAGVLATKGGLVFTGTGDGFLKAFDAETGEELWKFQTGSGIISPPITWEMDGEQYIGVTSGYGGAVPLWGGDMAELTKPISQGGSFWVFKMPSWAQASK; this is translated from the coding sequence ATGCTGAGCTCATCAGTCGCATTGTCATTGCAGGCCCAGGCAAAAGAAGTTACCTGGGACGACATCGCCAACGATGCGGAAACAACAGAAAACGTTCTTGGCTATGGCATCGGCCCCAAAGCACAGCGTTACAGCCCGATGACAACCATCAACCGTGACAACGTTGAGCGACTGGTCCCTGCCTGGTCATTCTCGTTCGGTGATGAAAAACAACGTGGCCAGGAGTCCCAGGCTCTCATCCACGATGGCATTGTCTATGTAACCGGCTCGTATTCGCGCATCTATGCTCTGGACGCCAAAACCGGCGACAAGCTCTGGGAATACAATCACCGGCTGCCTGATGGTATCCGGCCATGCTGCGACGTCGTCAACCGCGGCGCAGCCATCTTCGGGGATAAAGTTTTCTTCGGCACTCTGGACGCAGGCATTGTTGCCCTGAACAAGGACACAGGGAAAGTTGTGTGGCGGGAAAAGTTCGGCGACCACGAAGCCGGATACACCATGACCGGAGCACCCACCCTGGCTAAAGATCAGAAAACCGGCAAGGTTCTCCTGATTCACGGTTCCTCCGGCGATGAATTCGGCGTTGTGGGCAAGCTGTTTGCCCGTGACCCTGATACCGGCGAAGAAATCTGGATGCGTCCGTTTGTTGAAGGACATTACGGCCGCCTGAACGGCAAGAAAAGCACCCCTACCGGTGACGCCAGCGCGCCAAGCTGGCCCGATGACCCGAATACTGAAACCGGAAAAGTTGAAGCCTGGAGTCAGGGCGGAGGCGCACCCTGGCAGAGCGCCAGTTTCGATGCCGAGACCAACACAATCATCGTCGGCGCCGGCAACCCGGCTCCCTGGAATACCTGGAAGCGAACATCACCTGGCGGTGACCCGGCTGATTACGACAACCTGTACACATCTGGTCAGGTAGGCGTTGACCCCTCCACAGGGGAAGTGAAGTGGTTCTACCAGCACACACCTAATGATGCCTGGGATTTCTCCGGTAACAACGAACTCGTTCTTTTTGAGTACGACGAGAATGGAAAGACTGTAAAAGCTACAGCTCATGCTGACCGTAACGGCTTCTTCTACGTAGTTGATCGCACCAGCGGAGAATTCAAGAAGGGCTTCCCGTTCGTGGACAACATTACCTGGGCTAAAGGAATCGGCGAAGACGGCCGTCCCATAGAAGTAGAAGGGCAGCGGCCACCACCAGTAGCCGAGGGTGAGACCCGCGGCGAGACTATTGAGGTTTCCCCTCCCTTCCTCGGAGGCAAAAACTGGAACCCCATGGCCTATAGCCAGGACACCGGCCTGTTCTACGTGCCAGCCAACCATTGGAAAGAGGACTACTGGACTGAGGAAGTCACCTACAAAAAAGGTGCTGCCTATCTGGGCCAGGGCTTCCGTATCAAGCGCATGTATGACGACCATGTTGGCATCCTGCGAGCCATGAACCCGATCACCGGAGAGATCGAGTGGGAGCACAAGGAAAACATGCCTCTGTGGGCGGGCGTTCTCGCCACCAAAGGCGGCCTGGTGTTTACAGGCACAGGTGACGGCTTCCTCAAGGCATTTGATGCCGAAACCGGCGAAGAACTCTGGAAGTTCCAGACTGGCTCGGGAATCATTTCTCCCCCGATCACCTGGGAAATGGATGGTGAACAGTATATCGGTGTCACATCCGGTTATGGCGGCGCAGTGCCACTCTGGGGTGGCGACATGGCCGAGTTGACCAAGCCCATTTCCCAGGGCGGGTCATTCTGGGTCTTCAAGATGCCATCCTGGGCACAGGCCTCGAAATAA
- the pedF gene encoding cytochrome c-550 PedF produces MTTSFSVKTLFAAALFGMAGLVMAHGNVTPQPVDTGDLPDLGTEPLAENPFREGSSKGDLNAQAVAIGESGYAGNCAGCHGIQAMSGGLTPDLRELSPWDDEYFIGRVMNGTDRGMPSFKSNLGQTAIWAIRTYVESLPAPE; encoded by the coding sequence ATGACAACGTCCTTTTCTGTAAAAACACTATTCGCAGCTGCGCTGTTTGGCATGGCTGGACTGGTAATGGCGCACGGTAATGTAACGCCGCAACCCGTAGATACAGGGGACCTGCCAGATCTGGGTACAGAGCCCCTGGCAGAGAATCCGTTTCGGGAGGGCAGTTCCAAGGGTGACCTGAATGCCCAGGCCGTAGCTATCGGTGAGAGCGGTTATGCCGGGAACTGTGCGGGTTGTCATGGTATCCAGGCTATGTCGGGCGGCCTGACACCGGATCTGCGTGAGCTTTCTCCCTGGGACGATGAGTACTTTATCGGTCGTGTCATGAACGGAACTGATCGGGGGATGCCCTCTTTCAAGAGCAACCTGGGGCAGACTGCCATCTGGGCCATCAGAACCTATGTGGAATCTCTTCCTGCACCTGAGTAA
- a CDS encoding substrate-binding periplasmic protein, with amino-acid sequence MKITRYLMALVLFFVAGFVVAQEGVLDRPPERTYDIVVASGFLKVGMYENFPPYSFEQDGVARGIDADIGRYIAKELGVEFQPHWIVPDETLGDDLRNNVWKGHYLAKRRLADVMMRVPYDKKFAYMQDSTGEYMNEQVVLFGPYQQEQWQIGFNPEMIQDVSTIALFQYHPIGVEIDTLPDFYLSSTLGGRLRNQVHHFPNVATAFDKLEAGEVSAVMGMRAEIDFEMQQRAGSGLKTASNGFPGIGKQVWDVGVAVKHTHRQLGYAIEAIIDQMVRNGEMEALFGRYGLRYTIPAYYDEILGVREE; translated from the coding sequence GTGAAAATCACTCGATATTTGATGGCATTGGTGTTGTTTTTTGTCGCTGGCTTTGTGGTCGCTCAGGAGGGTGTGCTCGACCGGCCACCGGAGCGAACCTACGACATCGTAGTGGCCTCAGGGTTCCTGAAAGTAGGTATGTACGAAAATTTCCCGCCTTATTCTTTTGAACAGGATGGTGTTGCCAGGGGCATTGATGCGGATATTGGCAGATATATTGCCAAAGAGCTGGGGGTCGAGTTCCAGCCCCACTGGATCGTGCCGGATGAAACTCTGGGCGATGACCTCCGCAACAATGTTTGGAAAGGCCATTACCTGGCAAAGCGACGTCTGGCAGATGTGATGATGCGTGTGCCCTATGACAAGAAATTCGCCTATATGCAGGATTCCACCGGGGAGTACATGAACGAGCAGGTGGTGCTGTTCGGCCCGTACCAGCAGGAGCAGTGGCAGATCGGATTTAACCCGGAAATGATCCAGGATGTCTCGACCATTGCCCTGTTTCAGTATCACCCGATTGGCGTTGAGATCGATACGCTGCCTGACTTCTATCTCAGCTCGACCCTTGGTGGTCGGTTACGAAATCAGGTTCACCACTTTCCGAACGTGGCGACTGCATTCGATAAGCTGGAAGCTGGAGAGGTCAGTGCTGTGATGGGAATGCGGGCCGAGATTGATTTTGAAATGCAGCAGCGCGCTGGCAGTGGCCTGAAAACAGCATCCAATGGGTTTCCCGGTATTGGCAAGCAAGTCTGGGATGTCGGGGTAGCAGTCAAACATACCCATCGACAACTGGGTTACGCGATAGAGGCCATTATTGACCAGATGGTTCGTAATGGTGAGATGGAGGCTCTGTTCGGTCGCTATGGCCTGAGATACACGATACCCGCCTACTATGATGAGATTCTGGGTGTCCGGGAGGAGTAA
- a CDS encoding quinoprotein dehydrogenase-associated SoxYZ-like carrier, whose translation MTQLWARTALLAVLGMGWSAISQAGIPEDPFDSPMWTYNLNKYLGDNLSVVIDPSVRLEVPPFAENSAQVPLTLNLEAFAGTIRKVVAWVDLNPIPHLFTYEPGERLAEVIALNFRVQQATTVRAAVLDSDGVWHMGGAFVDAAGGGCTAPSMTAGNPDWEKEFGQIRSGAFSRADHIRFKVNVMHPMDSGMVGNIPVFHIEQVQLKQAENTVPLLSMNLSESASENPMFVFELEGNDPDLILWMRDNNGNVFEHSLGEKTGGAQ comes from the coding sequence ATGACACAACTCTGGGCAAGAACAGCGCTGCTCGCAGTGCTCGGTATGGGGTGGTCTGCAATTTCGCAGGCTGGAATTCCTGAAGATCCGTTCGACTCTCCAATGTGGACGTACAACCTTAACAAGTATCTGGGTGACAATCTCAGTGTCGTGATCGATCCCAGCGTCCGGCTTGAAGTGCCACCTTTTGCAGAAAATTCAGCCCAGGTGCCTTTGACCCTGAACCTGGAAGCCTTTGCCGGCACTATTCGCAAGGTGGTGGCCTGGGTTGACCTGAACCCGATTCCGCATCTGTTTACCTACGAACCGGGTGAGCGTCTGGCGGAGGTCATTGCGCTGAATTTTCGGGTTCAGCAGGCGACGACTGTCAGAGCGGCGGTGCTCGACAGCGACGGAGTGTGGCATATGGGTGGTGCGTTTGTTGATGCTGCCGGTGGTGGCTGTACGGCACCCAGTATGACCGCCGGTAATCCTGACTGGGAAAAGGAATTCGGCCAGATTCGTAGTGGTGCATTTTCCCGGGCGGACCACATTCGCTTCAAGGTTAATGTCATGCACCCGATGGATTCCGGCATGGTCGGAAACATTCCCGTTTTCCACATAGAGCAGGTGCAGTTGAAGCAGGCAGAGAATACTGTGCCATTGCTTTCAATGAACCTGTCGGAATCAGCATCCGAGAACCCGATGTTCGTTTTTGAGCTGGAAGGCAACGACCCGGACCTGATCCTGTGGATGCGTGACAATAACGGCAATGTCTTTGAGCATAGTCTTGGTGAGAAGACAGGGGGTGCCCAATGA
- a CDS encoding quinoprotein relay system zinc metallohydrolase 1, with translation MSAWHRFAAFALLTLISLFPVVHAAELRYGLKPVEIAPGVWVVEGRTENFSRINGGNIVNTAFVITSVGVVVIDTGPSRQYGEELRAAIAEHTDQPVTHVLLTHHHPDHVFGNQAFDPSTLYALPATREQLASDGEAFSDNMYRMIGDWMRGTEIVLPTREAVPGELVVGDHRFQLMAFTGHTGADLVVFDETSKTLFASDMVFYNRALTTPQTPGLKVWAAELEQLEALDFDRLVPGHGPVVHDGVAFAQMKDYITWLDSMMTESARQGLTLSEVMDQPVPPRFDTVAESRYELIRTATHLYSDYEKASLGALAR, from the coding sequence ATGAGTGCCTGGCACCGGTTCGCCGCTTTCGCCCTGTTAACCCTCATCTCACTGTTCCCGGTTGTCCATGCGGCGGAGCTCAGGTACGGGCTCAAGCCAGTGGAAATCGCGCCAGGTGTCTGGGTGGTTGAGGGTCGTACTGAGAATTTTTCCCGCATCAACGGTGGCAATATCGTCAATACGGCTTTCGTGATTACCAGTGTCGGCGTTGTTGTCATTGATACAGGGCCATCCCGCCAGTATGGCGAGGAATTGCGTGCTGCGATTGCTGAGCATACCGATCAGCCCGTCACCCACGTGTTGCTGACACACCATCATCCGGATCATGTGTTTGGTAACCAGGCGTTTGACCCCTCGACGTTATATGCACTTCCGGCAACCCGGGAACAACTGGCGTCTGACGGAGAAGCATTCTCTGACAACATGTACCGAATGATCGGTGACTGGATGCGGGGAACAGAAATTGTTCTGCCAACCCGCGAGGCTGTTCCGGGCGAGTTGGTGGTGGGCGATCACCGTTTTCAGTTGATGGCCTTTACCGGACATACAGGTGCCGATCTGGTGGTGTTCGATGAGACCAGCAAGACGCTGTTTGCCTCTGACATGGTGTTCTACAACCGTGCACTCACAACCCCTCAAACCCCGGGCCTGAAAGTCTGGGCTGCAGAGCTGGAGCAGCTTGAGGCGCTTGATTTTGACCGGCTGGTGCCTGGTCATGGTCCGGTTGTTCACGACGGAGTGGCATTTGCCCAGATGAAAGACTACATCACCTGGCTGGACAGCATGATGACTGAATCAGCCCGGCAGGGGCTGACCCTAAGCGAAGTTATGGATCAGCCAGTTCCCCCACGTTTTGATACCGTGGCGGAAAGCCGGTATGAGCTGATACGGACAGCCACACACCTGTACTCCGATTACGAGAAAGCGTCGCTTGGCGCACTGGCCCGATAG
- a CDS encoding PQQ-dependent methanol/ethanol family dehydrogenase: MRSNKIGKQFAASALALAVSLGAQAVTDQDILNDQDTADDVVSYGMGLQGQRYSPIDTLNTSNVKSLQPVWAFSFGSEKMRGQESQPMIKDGVMYVSASYSRVYAIDAMTGEEIWQYDARLPDGIMPCCDVVNRGVALYGDLVVFGTLDAKLVALNKDTGKVVWIKKVADYQAGYAITAAPIVVKGKIITGVSGGEFGIVGKVEAYDAKTGDLVWTRPTVEGHMGYVYKDGKAVENGISGGQAGLTWPGDMWKNGGAATWLGGTYDAGTDSLFFGTGNPAPWNSHLRPGDNLFSSSRLAIDPDDGSIKWHFQTTPHDGWDYDGVNELISFDYKENGKTVKAAATADRNGFFYVLDRTNGEFIRGFPFVDKITWATGLDKNGRPIYNTKDGRPGDPSKAGGDKGESVVAQPAFLGGKNWQPMAYSQDTGLFYVPSNEWSMDIWNEAVSYKKGAAFLGAGFTIKPTNDEFIGVLRAMDPKTGKEVWRYNNPAPLWGGVMTTAGNLVFTGTPEGYLKAFDARTGEELYKFNTGSGVVGTPVTWTMNGEQYVSVASGWGGAVPLWGGEVAKVVKHFNQGGMVWTFKLPEDRVVSR, encoded by the coding sequence ATGAGATCGAACAAGATCGGTAAGCAGTTCGCAGCCAGTGCACTTGCCCTGGCTGTTTCGCTAGGTGCCCAAGCGGTCACCGACCAGGACATCCTGAATGACCAGGACACAGCTGATGACGTCGTCAGTTACGGTATGGGTCTGCAGGGGCAGCGTTATAGCCCCATTGATACGCTGAATACCAGTAACGTCAAAAGCCTGCAACCTGTGTGGGCATTTTCGTTTGGTAGCGAAAAAATGCGTGGGCAGGAATCCCAGCCAATGATTAAAGATGGCGTCATGTATGTGAGCGCTTCATATTCCCGGGTCTATGCCATTGATGCGATGACCGGTGAGGAAATCTGGCAGTACGATGCCCGCCTCCCTGACGGCATCATGCCGTGTTGCGATGTGGTCAACCGGGGCGTCGCCCTGTATGGCGATCTGGTGGTCTTTGGCACTCTGGATGCCAAGCTGGTTGCGCTGAACAAAGACACAGGTAAGGTCGTCTGGATCAAAAAGGTAGCGGACTATCAGGCCGGTTATGCCATTACCGCTGCGCCAATCGTCGTCAAAGGCAAAATTATCACCGGTGTCTCCGGCGGTGAATTCGGTATTGTCGGTAAAGTTGAAGCCTATGACGCCAAAACCGGCGACCTGGTCTGGACCCGACCTACGGTAGAAGGCCATATGGGCTATGTCTACAAAGATGGTAAGGCCGTAGAGAACGGTATTTCCGGTGGTCAGGCTGGTCTGACATGGCCCGGTGATATGTGGAAAAACGGTGGTGCGGCAACCTGGCTGGGTGGAACCTACGATGCCGGTACCGATTCGCTGTTCTTCGGTACCGGCAACCCGGCGCCCTGGAACTCGCATCTGCGCCCTGGTGACAACCTCTTCTCATCCTCGCGTCTGGCTATTGATCCGGATGACGGCAGCATAAAATGGCACTTCCAGACCACGCCTCACGACGGTTGGGATTATGACGGTGTCAATGAACTGATTTCTTTCGATTACAAAGAAAATGGCAAGACGGTCAAGGCAGCAGCTACAGCAGACAGGAACGGCTTTTTTTACGTGCTTGACCGTACCAATGGTGAGTTCATTCGAGGGTTCCCGTTTGTAGACAAGATCACCTGGGCTACCGGCCTTGATAAAAATGGCCGCCCGATCTACAACACCAAAGATGGTCGTCCTGGCGATCCATCCAAGGCGGGAGGCGATAAAGGCGAAAGTGTCGTCGCCCAGCCCGCTTTCCTTGGTGGCAAGAACTGGCAGCCCATGGCTTACAGCCAGGACACCGGGTTGTTCTATGTGCCCTCCAATGAGTGGTCCATGGATATCTGGAACGAAGCCGTATCCTACAAGAAGGGAGCAGCCTTCCTGGGCGCGGGTTTCACCATTAAACCGACCAATGACGAGTTCATTGGTGTCTTGCGTGCCATGGATCCTAAAACCGGTAAGGAAGTCTGGCGCTACAATAACCCTGCACCACTTTGGGGTGGGGTCATGACGACGGCGGGCAACCTGGTATTCACTGGGACGCCGGAAGGTTATCTGAAGGCATTTGACGCCAGAACAGGAGAGGAACTGTACAAGTTCAATACCGGCTCGGGTGTAGTCGGTACGCCGGTTACCTGGACCATGAACGGAGAGCAGTACGTTTCGGTTGCATCCGGCTGGGGCGGTGCGGTTCCACTTTGGGGAGGCGAAGTTGCCAAGGTTGTCAAACACTTCAACCAGGGCGGCATGGTCTGGACTTTCAAGCTGCCTGAAGACCGGGTAGTCAGCCGTTAA